AAACAGAAGAACAATGTATCGTTAGATGACGTGGATTACGAACTGGCCGATACCCTATCGGGCAGCGACCAGTTTAGCGGCGATAAAATACAGTTAATGCTGCAGCAAGCCATACTTACCCTGCCCGATAAACAAAGGCTGGTATTTAACATGAAATACTTTGACGACATGAAGTACGAAGAAATGAGCGATGTGCTGGGTACCAGCGTTGGCGCTTTAAAGGCATCGTACCACCTGGCCGTTAAAAAAATAGAGTCTTTTTTAACATCAAATGATTAATTTTTAAATTAGCGTTAAACC
This portion of the Inquilinus sp. KBS0705 genome encodes:
- a CDS encoding sigma-70 family RNA polymerase sigma factor → MAIQAEDEEILSKFRDEKTRNEAFNLLLKKYQQKIYWHVRRMVIDHDDADDLVQDIFIKVWKNLPGFRNDAQLYTWMYRIATNECITFLNKKKQKNNVSLDDVDYELADTLSGSDQFSGDKIQLMLQQAILTLPDKQRLVFNMKYFDDMKYEEMSDVLGTSVGALKASYHLAVKKIESFLTSND